GCCCAGCACTTGGGGAGCCCCAGACTAATGGGGGAGGCCCGGCCCAGCACTTGGGGAGCCCCAGACTAATGGGGGAGGCTCAGCCCAGCACTTGGGGAGCCCAAGACTAATGGGGGAGGCTCGGCCCAGCACTTGGGGAGCCCTAGACTGAGGAGAAAGACTCAGCTCAGAAGCTGGGGAGGCCTAGACTGAGGGGGAGGAACACCCCAGCACTTGGGGAGCCCCAGACTGATGGGGGAGACCCAGCCCAGCAGTGGAGTGCTGCGTCTGTGCAGACCAGGGTCTCCCATGCTTGGCGCCCAGGGTCTGAGAGCCCCCGGCCCCACCTCCAGCCTGGCCCTGAGACCCTGCCTGCTCTTCCAGCCTCAGCCCCAAGCCCTCAGAGGCCCCTGAACTGGACGAGGATGAGGGCTTTGGCGACTGGTCCCAGAAGCCggagcagcagcggcagcagcactGGGGTGCTGGGGAGACCACGGATGCGGGGGACCCCCCTGGGGGCGAGAGTCCGGAGGGGACGCAGGAGGACGACAGGCAAGTGGAGGTCACAGCCTAGGGGTGGCGGGCTCCCTCCAGCCCCCTAACCCGTGTCCGGGCCGCACCCTCTGCGCCCCTCCCCAGCAGCCCCCCAAAACGCCCCTGCGGccgtgggggcaggaggaggaagagaacgAGACGGGGGCGGCGGGTGGGGCTCGCTCTGGGCTCCCAGGGCCCCGGCCCGTCCAGACCAGCTGCGGCCCGCTCAGCACGTGTGCAGCCTGCTGACGTCAGGGAGGCCCCGCGCCCCCGGGCCCCTTCCTCCCCGGGGGCGGCGCGCGCTGTTCCCACGGAGGGGAGCAGGTATTTCCAGATGTGCGGCCTCGAGGCGGCCTGGGGGACAAGCTTTCCAGATGCGCAGCCGCTGagctggggctggtggggggagggggccttGCCCCCACCCGCCTCGGGGGGCTCTCAGCCGGGCTTCGGGCCCTCGGCCGTGGTCGGGGCCCGGATGGGCTCGGGAGCGCTGTGCTTGGggccctggccccctccccaggccatcTGCGGTCCCCCCACCCCAAGGTCCCAACCAGCCCGAGCTCTCACTAAGACCTCTCCCGTCCCTCCGTCAACCCTAGTCCTCCTGCAAGCAGCCCCCACACCCAGAGCCGGCCGGGCCCTGGTCCTGCTGTGGCCCTTCGGCCAGGACCCTTTCCAGGCCTCAGTTCCCCACGGTCTCTGGGGGCCGGGTGCACCCTGCATTGCtgagctggggcggggggcagcagGGAGGCCCCTCTCCTCTGGTCGGAGTGGCCGCCGAGCCGGCTCCCTTTGTCCCCGGCGGCCTGGCCTGCCAGCAGGGGGCACTGTGGCTCTTCCGCGGACCCTCCTgggcgccaggcctccctgccccccgcACCTGCCTGGCCGCCCGCAGCCGGGGCTGAATGGGCCTCTGTGAGGCTGCTGCTGGCTCCAACCCGGCGCACCTTGGGTGGTGGGTCTGGGTCTTGGCTGGCACGAACACCAAGGGGCCTGAAATCATGGAAAATGCGAGAATTTCCCATCTTCTTCTCCAGGTTCAGTCCCGCTCAAATGCAGGCCTGCACGGGCTGCCAGCGGCcggcctcccctgcccccagccagccGTGTCCGGCCTGCTCCTCTGGGCTGTGGTCCCGGCTGTGACCCCAGTTCTTGCCTTGTCTCCCACTGCACCAGCTCCCAAACCCCCCTCAGCCCCCTCCTCAGGCCTACTGGACGCCCAGGCCTGTCGCCCCTACACGGATCGGGCAGGAACAGGGGCCCCGCCTAGGCCAACCAGGCAGACACTGACAAGCAGGACACGGGCCCGGCCTGGGGCCTGGGAGTAGCCTCAGTGAGCCGGTggccctctgtccacggggcaGTGGGCACTGGTCACCATGGGGCAGACGCTGAGGTCCTTGGCCTCACTTCCCCAAAGATGCTGGGGTCTTgggattccttggcactcagctggTCTGAGGGCCCCAACTTACAGACGGGGAAACCAACGCTCAGACCTGGGGAGACCCTCAAAGCAAACCATCAGATGACCTTTGACTAATTGGATTGCCTCCCCCACGACCACAGGCCCCACCAGCGCACCTCTGGGACCCAGGGTGCCGACGAGCTGAGCCCCGCTGAGGTCCGTCTGGAGGAGCTGCATCTGAGCCCTGACTTGGAGCCCCGGGAGGGGCTGGCCGCAGAGGCCCCAGAGCCCAGCGGGCCCGAGGAGCCCGTGCAGGGCAGCCCAGGGCTGGCGGGGACCGAGGAGGCAGAGGTGCAGGTGCGGGGGCTCCCCACAGGTCTGGGTGGCACTCCAGCCCTGGGCTGGCTCTTTCTCTGCTGCCTGCAGGCCCTGTGGGCCTCATGGGACCGGCCCAGAGGGAGCCGTCACCCCCACCTGCAGACAGTAGCCCCTGCAGCCCCCGAGGGCGGTGAGGCTGGTGACCGAGGGATGGAACAGCATGTTCCCAGACTCACCAGCTTCCGCGACAGAGAATTCAGAATCAGAGCACGTCAGGCAGGAGAGGAGCcgaggaggcccagggaggggcagCGTCCGCTGGGGCCCTGGGGGGGCAGGAGGGGGGACGAGGGGACAGTGGTCCAACCCTAACCCCAGACATTCTGCTCCCAGCACCAGAGCTGCCGACAGCCCAGGACACCCAGCCCCCTGGTCTTGGAGGGGACCGAAGTGGGCTCACCTCCCCTGAGCCCCAGCACCAAAGTAGGTTCCGCCCCATGCCTTGTCCTTTTTCCTGCATGGGCTGCTGCCTGTGTGCCGTGCGGTGCTTGGCAGGGCCTGGGATGGGCATGAGCTGAGCCGTGGGACGGGGGGTGGGGCACGGGGCGCAGCTGTGGGGCGGGGGCTCTGGGCCTCGCTCCGGCTTTCAAGGCTCCATCTCCGCCCGCCCTCCACAGCTCAGCGACAGAACCGAGTCCCTGAACCGCTCCATTAAGAAGAGGTATGTCTGGCTGCTTCCCAGGCAGTACCCAGGTTCTCCAGGGGAGGCAGGACCCAGGGTTCTCCAGGGGAGGCAGGGCCCAGGGTTCTCCAGGGGAGGCAGGACCCAGGGTTCTCCAGGGGAGGCAGGACCCAGGGTTCTCCACGGGAAGGCAGGACCCAGGTTCTCCAGGGGAAGCAGGGCCCAGGTTCTCCAGGGGAAGGCAGGACCCAGGTTCTCCAGGGGAAGCAGGACCCAGGGTTCTCCAGGGGAATGTAGGGCCCAGGGTTCTCCATGGGAATGTAGGGCCCAGGTTCTCCAGGGGAATGTAGGGCCCAGGTTCTCCAGGGGAAGGCAGGGCCCAGGTTCTCTAGGGGAGGCAGGACCGAGGGTTCTCCAGGGGAAGGCTGAAGAGGGGGCCCAGGGTTCTCCAGGGGAAGCAGGACCCAGGGTTCTCCAGGGGAAGACAGGGCccaggttctccagagaaagcaGGGCCCAGGTTCTCCAGGGGAAGGCAGGGCCTAGGTTCTCCAGGGAAAGCAGGGCCCAGGTTCTCCAGGGGAAGCAGGGCCCAGGGTTCTCCAGGGGAAGCAGGACCCAGAGTTCTCCAGGGGAGGCAGGGCCCAGGTTCTCCAGGGGAGGCAGGGCCCAGGTTCTCCAGGGGAAGGCAGGACCCAGGGTTCTCCAGGGGAGGCAGGGCCCAGGGTTCTCCAGGGGAAGCAGGGCCCAGGTTCTCCAGGGGAAGCAGGGCCCAGGTTCTCCAGGGGAAGCAGGGCCCAGGTTCTTCAAGGGAAGACAGGACCCAGTGTTCTTCAAGGGGAAGCAGGACCCAGGGTTCTCCAGGGGAGGCAGGGCCCAGGTTCTCCAGGGGAGGCAGGACCCAGGGTTCTCCAGGGGAAGCAGGGCCCAGGTTCTCCAGGGGAGGCAGGACCCAGGGTTCTCCAGGGGAGGCAGGGCCCAGGGTTCTCCAGGGGAGGCAGGACCCAGGGTTCTCCACGGGAAGGCAGGGCCCAGGTTCTCCAGGGGAAGCAGGGCCCAGGTTCTCCAGGGGAAGGCAGGACCCAGGGTTCTCCAGGGGAAGGCAGGACCCAGGTTCTCCAGGGGAAGCAGGACCCAGGGTTCTCCAGGGGAATGTAGGGCCCAGATTCTCCATGGGAATGTAGGGCCCAGGTTCTCCAGGGGAATGTAGGGCCCAGGTTCTCCAGGGGAAGGCAGGGCCCAGGTTCTCTAGGGGAGGCAGGACCGAGGGTTCTCCAGGGGAAGGCTGAAGAGGGGGCCCAGGGTTCTCCAGGGGAAGCAGGACCCAGGGTTCTCCAGGGGAAGACAGGGCccaggttctccagagaaagcaGGGCCCAGGTTCTCCAGGGGAAGGCAGGGCCTAGGTTCTCCAGGGAAAGCAGGGCCCAGGTTCTCCAGGGGAAGGCAGGGCCCAGGTTCTCCAGGGGAAGGCAGTGCCCAGGTTCTCCAGGGGAAGCAGGGCCCAGGGTTCTCCAGGGGAAGCAGGACCCAGAGTTCTCCAGGGGAGGCAGGGCCCAGGTTCTCCAGGGGAAGGCAGGACCCAGGGTTCTCCAGGGGAGGCAGGGCCCAGGGTTCTCCAGGGGAAGCAGGGCCCAGGTTCTCCAGGGGAAGCAGGGCCCAGGTTCTTCAAGGGAAGACAGGACCCAGTGTTCTTCAAGGGGAAGCAGGACCCAGGGTTCTCCAGGGGAGGCAGGGCCCAGGTTCTCCAGGGGAGGCAGGACCCAGGGTTCTCCAGGGGAAGCAGGGCCCAGGTTCTCCAGGGGAGGCAGGACCCAGGGTTCTCCAGGGGAGGCAGGACGGAGGGTTCTCCGGGGGAAGGCTGAAGAGGGGGCCCAGGAGGTGGAGATCTGGGGCCCGAGAGACCTGTGGCGGGTGCTCAGGGTGAGGCCAGAAGCTGAGGGCGGGGCCCTGGGCCAAGACCCTTCTCTCCCCAGTAACAGTGTGAAGAGGTCCCAGCCGGCCCTGCCCATCTCCAAGATTGATGAGCGGCTGGAGCAGTACACCCAGGCCGTTGAGGTGGGCACAGGTGCCCTCACTTTCTGCGGGGTGCTTTGTCCCTTCGTGTGCCCTTTCCTTCATCCAACCAGTGTCCCTCCACTGATCCTACTGCCCTCAGCCAACTAACACCCTTTTATTCAACTAACCTTCTATTTGATCTACACTACTCCACCCTTCCACATTCTTCCATCTCGCCCTTTATCCATCCAACCACGGTTCCTCCGTCGATCCTACCCCCACCCCGCATCCAACTAGCACATTGTTTATTCAGCTCTCTTCCATCCAACCTACACCCCTCCTTGCAATCAACACCCCTTTATCCAACCAATGACCCTCCAGCCAACCAATACCACTCTGTCCAGCCAACATCCTTCCATCCAACACTTCTCTATTCAAGCGATGGCCTTCTATCCAAGCAACACTTCTTTGTTTAACCAATGTTCCTCTATCCAACCAACACCTCTCCATCCGACCAATGTCCCTCCTCTAATTCCACATCCCTCTATCCAACTAACACCCTTCCATTCAATCTGCACCCCTCCATCCAACCAATACCCATCTAACCAGTACCCCTCCATTCAGCCAGTGTCTTTCCACCCAATATTTCTTTGTTCAATGTATGTTCCTCTATGCAACCAATGCCATTCACCCCAACCCACACCTCCATACAACCAGCGCCCTTTCACCCAACTAACTCCCGTCCACCCAACCGTCAATCCATCCAAGGCCCTTCCGTTCAAGCCCTGCTCCTCCAACCCCGTGCCCGAGCAGAGCGAGGATGGCCCTGTCTCCTCTGCAGACCGCGGGCCGGACCCCCAAGCTCACCCGCCAGCCCTCCATCGAGCTGCCCAGCATGGCTGTGGCGAGCACTAAGAGCCGCTGGGAGACGGGAGAGGTGCAGGCTCAGTCGGCAGCCAAGTCCGCCCCCTGCAAGGTAGGCGTCCCTcctggggcggggccgggccccTAGGCACAGCAAGCGCGGGCCATCCGGGCTGAAGTGTGGGCCGCAGGGCCCGTGGTCGCAGGGCTGGTCccgggggagggctggggggcggCTTCCGGGCCTCGTCCGTGGGCGCTCCCCGCAAGGAGGCACGCGGGCCGGCCCTGCGGTCCTGGAATTGTAGCCGGCCCGGGGCTCCCAGCTCCCCCGGTGGGGGCCCCCTGTGACGCGGCTTCCCTCTGCCCCCAGGATATTGTGGCCGGAGACATGAGCAGGCGGGATCTCTGGGAGCAGAAGGGAGGCCCCAAGACTTCGTCCACGGTCAAGGTGCGTCTGAACGCGGCTGACGCCGGGGGCGGGTCGAGCAGGTGGGCGGGGAGCGCGGCTCCTCGGCGCCCTTGGGAGGCCTTCCCGCGGCCGGCGTTGTCTCCCTCCGCGGCGCTCACCTTGGCCCCGGACTTCCCGGCAGAGCACCCCGTCTGGGAAGAGGTACAAGTTTGTGGCCACCGGACATGGAAAGTATGAGAAGGTGCTTGTGGACGAGGGCCCGGCGCCCTAGGCCCATCCGCCTGGTGAGTCCACAGCAGCGGCCCGCGTGCCATGTGTTGTGTGTGAAATTTGCCGCCCTGGGCGCCAGGTGGCCGGGGCCAGGAGGAGGCTCGTGAGGGCGGAGTGCCCGGCTCAGGGCGGGCCGGAGCCTGCCCCTCTggtccccctgcccacccccgtcCTTCTGGGGTCCTGCCCCGACCCCGGCAAAGCTCGGACTCCCTCCTGGGAGGAGCCATGATTCCCCGTCTGCGCCGCTTGGGCAGGGGAGGCCTTCCCAGGCACTGTAGGGCGAGCGTGGCCAGAAGCGGAGTCCCGGGGCTCGGTCCCGCCCGTCAGTGGGCGGAGGGTCTCGGCGGGCCCTCCCTCTGGTCCCGGCGGGAGCTGCTCCTGTGGCTACCGCGCCCCATCACCTGGTGGAGGCAGAAAGCCGACGGCGGCGTGGTCATGCACAGTTTTATTAGTGGCCTGGATCCCAGGATCCATGTACAGCACGCGGCAAGTCCCCCTGCCAGCCGCCTCCTTCCCTCCTGAGTCCTGCCCGCCACACGTCCGTGTTTCTCTCCCACTGCTGGTCAGAGCCCCAGCGCTGGTCCTGAGTCAGACCCCGTCTGAGGGCACAGTGGGGGCCCCCTTCCCCACCTGTCTAGGCCTTGGCTGGACCTTGCCCACTGGGCCAGGCTGTTCTCCCCCAGTCTTCTCATCCAGCCTTGAGGCTGagacaccccctcccaccccgtcTCATCAGCAAGTGCCCCCGGAGCTTGGCCCTCAGTCCGGGGGGAGCAAAAGCCACAGCAAAGGGCAGCAGTGAGGGGCTggctcaccacccccaccccggcctcAGCCTGCTCCCAGCGCTGGCCAGGGCCCCGTCCTCGGGCGGCACGTCAGTCccaccgccagggaagcccacacaggcGACCCCGCCCGAGCCCCCAGCCACTACCCGCCCCCACGGAGACACAAGTCTCCCCCCGCTTTCTCGGCAGAAGGGAGCGGCCCCAGAGTCCTCCTTGTCCTGGCACATGTCAGGACTCACGACCCAGAGCTCCCGGGATTCACCCTGGCCCTGCTTCCTGGAGCCGGGCAGACCCTCCCGAGCACCACGGCCCCTCCAGCCCCGCGGGTGACCGCCCCCTGCAGCCCCTGCCCCAAGCCCCGTGCAGATGCCCAGGTTGGCCCTGCCCTGTGAGGCTACTCAGACAACCCTGACCTCAAGGCGGCCTCCTGAACTGTCTGCCTCCCCAGAGGTTCACCCCAAAGCCCCCACACTCAgacctctctctgcccctccgCACCGTCCAAACCCGCCTCCTGGCTACCTGCTTCTTCCCGCCGTGCTGCTTCCTGCTCCCGTCTGCCCCAGCGCCCCTCCAGACCCcaggccgccaggctcccctcttGAACTGTTTCAGTTTCCCAGCTGGACACTCAGCCCCTCTCGTCCACCCCACGGCCCTGGGGTCTCCCAGCCATTCAGTGGAGCCCCCAGCCGGCTGCCGTCCGGTTGAAGTTCTTGGGCTGGGGGTTCAGGACCAGGACCGGGGAGGTCACGGGAGGGGGTCGGGCGGCCACCTCCTGCAGCTTGCGGGCGTTGAAGCGAGGCCGATAAAGGAAAGGCAGGCGACTGAGGCCGGCCAGGGTGGGTGCCCCGGCTCCGGGCCCCGCCTGGCCGCCGCGGGACGCGGCCACCGACATGCGGTAGAGCACCGCATCCCACATCTTGGAGGCCCGGGAGGCGGGGGGCCGGGGCGCTGGGCTGGCGAGGGCGCTCCCGCCCTGGCCCACCTGCCCCGGGCTGGGCTCCGGCTCTGGGAACTGGGGCTCCTCCGACTCCTCCAGCAGCTGCTGCTTCAGGCGCGTCCAGCCGCTGAGCTGGGGCCTGGCTGCGgctctgggggccaggcagggctgggggcctgcCGACGGGGTCGGAGGTGAGGCGCCGCAGGGGCTGGAGGCTCTCTCGGCCTCAGCAGGGCCAGCCGCGGGGGGCTCCTCCAGGCGCCCAGCTTCGGGGGTCCCAGAGGCTGGCCTGAAAGGCGAGGGCCCCGGCGAGCGGTAGGTGGGGGCGACGGGCACCACCACCCGGGTGCCAGCCTCCCTGGGCACCGAGGCCTGCAGGCCAGGGGGAGGCCTGGGCACTGGGGATGCCGCAGGCCGGGGGCTGGCCGCCTGCGTCCCAGTGGGCAGTGGGCGGATGTGGGCCACAGGGATCAGGGGCTGAGCCCCAGGAGGGCGGGGGGCCGTGTACTGATCCTGGGGGGCTGCCGGGGGGGGCTCGGGGGTCCCGGCCTGTGGCGATGGCGCCAGCCGGACGTGCACTTGGCTGACGTGGCGGCCCCTCGCTGCAGGGGCCGAGACCTGGGCGAAGCCGCTGGGGCACCAGGCGAGCTCCGGGGCTGGGGCTGCGAGCTGGGGGCCCGTGGCCCTGAAGTGGGAAGCCAGGCTCCTGCGCTGGGCGAGGCTGAAGGAGAACGTGGACCTCTGTGTGGGGGAGGCCACGTGGTGGATGACAGGTGTTGGGGGGCAACGGGGCGTGGCAGCCACAGCCTGCAGGGCCTCAGCCGGACGCGGGGCCTCTATGGGACGTGGGGCCTCTGCTGGACGCAGGGCCTCGGTGGGACGCAGGGCTTCAGCCGGACGCGGGGCCTCCATGGGACGCAGGGCCTCTGCTGGACGCGGGGCCTCTGCTGGACGCGGGGCCTCTGTGGGACGCAGGGCTTCAGCCGGATGCGGGGCCTCTGCTGGACGCGGGGCCTCTGTGGGACGTGGGCTCGGGGCCTCCTGGTCGTGGCTGGCCTCGCTCACAGGGGACAGGGAGGTGCGGAAAGCCCCGGGTTGGGCGGTGGGCCCACCCCCGCCCATCCTCTTCCGGGCAGCCTTCCTCAGCAGCTTCTGCAGGCGCAGGTTGTCTTTTCCCGGCTTGGGCAACAGAGGTGGTGGAGGTCCGGGGTGCCCCGGGCGACACGGCCCAGCCGTCCCAGGGGCCACGGAGGCGGCCGAGATGAGCATGGCTGCTCCCTAGGGTGGGAAGGAGGCGGCGGTGAGCCGAGCCCTCTGCCCGCAGGTCCCGTCCCTGAGGGGGGCACAAGGCCCCCTCGTCTGCAGGGGGGCCCCCAGGTGCTCTGCTGCCTGAGGCCAGGTGCACTCGGGGCAGGAATGTTCGCAGCATTGATCAAGGGGGTGGCCCCGACATCACCCCCAGACTAGAAGTGAGCCCACCGTGGCCCGAGGTGCCTGGTGGGAGGCAGCAGGAGCCGGGCTGGGAGACCCACAGGCAGGCGCCAAGCGGGGGCACGTGCTGGGCCGGCCGCCCACAGAGGCAGGAGGGGCGGCCGCCCGCAAACGTGAGGGCCGCCTTGCCGTCGCCGGGCCAACCACAGGCGCGTCCGCTGCGAGCCGCGGCGAGGTGGCGGCCAGCGGCCAGGGAGGCAGGGGCAGCGTCCCGAGAGGTCGGCTGGCTGGGCGGAGGCGGGAGCAGCTCCCTCCGAGCTCCGGCTAAACGGGACGTTCCCACAGGCCTCCCGGCGGGCTGGTCCTGGCCAAGCCGCCCACCCCGCTTTGTGGGCGCCACGTGCTCGCAGGGACGTTGACGGATGGTGGCTGGGCAGAGCGGGGGCTGCGGGCTGGAAAGGAGGGAGGCCAGGGCTGTGGCCGTGGGGCCGCTCGGTCAGGCAGGAGCTGGGGGGCCCAGGAGGGGGTCTGCTCCCGGCTGCTGCCCGCGACTGGAGGACCGGGACCTCCTCGGGAAGGGCGGGGTGCCCAGGCCAAGTCCCTCCACTCTGCGCCCTGAGCAGGGTCCAGGCGGCAGCGTCGGGAGCAGGCCTCCAGGCTGCAGGGGGACCAGGGAGGCTGCTCCTGGC
Above is a genomic segment from Cervus elaphus chromosome 2, mCerEla1.1, whole genome shotgun sequence containing:
- the LSP1 gene encoding lymphocyte-specific protein 1 isoform X3, with the protein product MGEGGGASCGRGGGPCWHLPTGQSASKFPLLQQIRKQHPNPSPDAFQTSTCSRKGEVKPGWGWGLRDGRPRKRPELQLTRTARTMAEAPGNPGSEERRELLAEEDTGLAAQWSVEDEEEAARERRRRDRERQLRAQDEDEGSPSPEQSEQEKLLSPKPSEAPELDEDEGFGDWSQKPEQQRQQHWGAGETTDAGDPPGGESPEGTQEDDRPHQRTSGTQGADELSPAEVRLEELHLSPDLEPREGLAAEAPEPSGPEEPVQGSPGLAGTEEAEVQHQSCRQPRTPSPLVLEGTEVGSPPLSPSTKLSDRTESLNRSIKKSNSVKRSQPALPISKIDERLEQYTQAVETAGRTPKLTRQPSIELPSMAVASTKSRWETGEVQAQSAAKSAPCKDIVAGDMSRRDLWEQKGGPKTSSTVKSTPSGKRYKFVATGHGKYEKVLVDEGPAP
- the LSP1 gene encoding lymphocyte-specific protein 1 isoform X6; translated protein: MGLRWHLPLGAVEGVGEPSQLLDARQPGPELALGSPPRASRLGPSPVRTLAPCAPRLAAQWSVEDEEEAARERRRRDRERQLRAQDEDEGSPSPEQSEQEKLLSPKPSEAPELDEDEGFGDWSQKPEQQRQQHWGAGETTDAGDPPGGESPEGTQEDDRPHQRTSGTQGADELSPAEVRLEELHLSPDLEPREGLAAEAPEPSGPEEPVQGSPGLAGTEEAEVQHQSCRQPRTPSPLVLEGTEVGSPPLSPSTKLSDRTESLNRSIKKSNSVKRSQPALPISKIDERLEQYTQAVETAGRTPKLTRQPSIELPSMAVASTKSRWETGEVQAQSAAKSAPCKDIVAGDMSRRDLWEQKGGPKTSSTVKSTPSGKRYKFVATGHGKYEKVLVDEGPAP
- the LSP1 gene encoding lymphocyte-specific protein 1 isoform X9; the protein is MSSSALLRRSSSRQGLESLLRLAAQWSVEDEEEAARERRRRDRERQLRAQDEDEGSPSPEQSEQEKLLSPKPSEAPELDEDEGFGDWSQKPEQQRQQHWGAGETTDAGDPPGGESPEGTQEDDRPHQRTSGTQGADELSPAEVRLEELHLSPDLEPREGLAAEAPEPSGPEEPVQGSPGLAGTEEAEVQHQSCRQPRTPSPLVLEGTEVGSPPLSPSTKLSDRTESLNRSIKKSNSVKRSQPALPISKIDERLEQYTQAVETAGRTPKLTRQPSIELPSMAVASTKSRWETGEVQAQSAAKSAPCKDIVAGDMSRRDLWEQKGGPKTSSTVKSTPSGKRYKFVATGHGKYEKVLVDEGPAP
- the LSP1 gene encoding lymphocyte-specific protein 1 isoform X4; protein product: MGRRSGPEPRVPRLRPGSSPDLHTRWGQSSQPARRAPGPQTWPEGTRPPGAPPRAWSSLVQGGGRGLTPCRLAAQWSVEDEEEAARERRRRDRERQLRAQDEDEGSPSPEQSEQEKLLSPKPSEAPELDEDEGFGDWSQKPEQQRQQHWGAGETTDAGDPPGGESPEGTQEDDRPHQRTSGTQGADELSPAEVRLEELHLSPDLEPREGLAAEAPEPSGPEEPVQGSPGLAGTEEAEVQHQSCRQPRTPSPLVLEGTEVGSPPLSPSTKLSDRTESLNRSIKKSNSVKRSQPALPISKIDERLEQYTQAVETAGRTPKLTRQPSIELPSMAVASTKSRWETGEVQAQSAAKSAPCKDIVAGDMSRRDLWEQKGGPKTSSTVKSTPSGKRYKFVATGHGKYEKVLVDEGPAP
- the LSP1 gene encoding lymphocyte-specific protein 1 isoform X8 gives rise to the protein MRAREPGCWQGQRVWPHPWGSPGPSDCEPLVTRRLAAQWSVEDEEEAARERRRRDRERQLRAQDEDEGSPSPEQSEQEKLLSPKPSEAPELDEDEGFGDWSQKPEQQRQQHWGAGETTDAGDPPGGESPEGTQEDDRPHQRTSGTQGADELSPAEVRLEELHLSPDLEPREGLAAEAPEPSGPEEPVQGSPGLAGTEEAEVQHQSCRQPRTPSPLVLEGTEVGSPPLSPSTKLSDRTESLNRSIKKSNSVKRSQPALPISKIDERLEQYTQAVETAGRTPKLTRQPSIELPSMAVASTKSRWETGEVQAQSAAKSAPCKDIVAGDMSRRDLWEQKGGPKTSSTVKSTPSGKRYKFVATGHGKYEKVLVDEGPAP
- the LSP1 gene encoding lymphocyte-specific protein 1 isoform X7 translates to MPWPRASAVVRTMAGNSKHALGHPGWARGPGRACHLALTWFPGLGLPHADPQCGALGPACDCGPLPTWEKAHPCVHVCGVCVAGRPVLLAGLGPGLGAGGVGTGGRDTRPDCGLAAQWSVEDEEEAARERRRRDRERQLRAQDEDEGSPSPEQSEQEKLLSPKPSEAPELDEDEGFGDWSQKPEQQRQQHWGAGETTDAGDPPGGESPEGTQEDDRPHQRTSGTQGADELSPAEVRLEELHLSPDLEPREGLAAEAPEPSGPEEPVQGSPGLAGTEEAEVQHQSCRQPRTPSPLVLEGTEVGSPPLSPSTKLSDRTESLNRSIKKSNSVKRSQPALPISKIDERLEQYTQAVETAGRTPKLTRQPSIELPSMAVASTKSRWETGEVQAQSAAKSAPCKDIVAGDMSRRDLWEQKGGPKTSSTVKSTPSGKRYKFVATGHGKYEKVLVDEGPAP
- the LSP1 gene encoding lymphocyte-specific protein 1 isoform X2 — translated: MPWPRASAVVRTMAGNSKHALGHPGWARGPGRACHLALTWFPGLGLPHADPQCGALGPACDCGPLPTWEKAHPCVHVCGVCVAGRPVLLAGLGPGLGAGGVGTGGRDTRPDCGLAAQWSVEDEEEAARERRRRDRERQLRAQDEDEGSPSPEQSEQEKLLSPKPSEAPELDEDEGFGDWSQKPEQQRQQHWGAGETTDAGDPPGGESPEGTQEDDRPHQRTSGTQGADELSPAEVRLEELHLSPDLEPREGLAAEAPEPSGPEEPVQGSPGLAGTEEAEHQSCRQPRTPSPLVLEGTEVGSPPLSPSTKLSDRTESLNRSIKKSNSVKRSQPALPISKIDERLEQYTQAVETAGRTPKLTRQPSIELPSMAVASTKSRWETGEVQAQSAAKSAPCKDIVAGDMSRRDLWEQKGGPKTSSTVKSTPSGKRYKFVATGHGKYEKVLVDEGPAP
- the LSP1 gene encoding lymphocyte-specific protein 1 isoform X1 translates to MPWPRASAVVRTMAGNSKHALGHPGWARGPGRACHLALTWFPGLGLPHADPQCGALGPACDCGPLPTWEKAHPCVHVCGVCVAGRPVLLAGLGPGLGAGGVGTGGRDTRPDCGLAAQWSVEDEEEAARERRRRDRERQLRAQDEDEGSPSPEQSEQEKLLSPKPSEAPELDEDEGFGDWSQKPEQQRQQHWGAGETTDAGDPPGGESPEGTQEDDRPHQRTSGTQGADELSPAEVRLEELHLSPDLEPREGLAAEAPEPSGPEEPVQGSPGLAGTEEAEVQHQSCRQPRTPSPLVLEGTEVGSPPLSPSTKLSDRTESLNRSIKKSVKRSQPALPISKIDERLEQYTQAVETAGRTPKLTRQPSIELPSMAVASTKSRWETGEVQAQSAAKSAPCKDIVAGDMSRRDLWEQKGGPKTSSTVKSTPSGKRYKFVATGHGKYEKVLVDEGPAP
- the LSP1 gene encoding lymphocyte-specific protein 1 isoform X5, with translation MIHPERVGDEAPFGGGAGGRAGALAAETVRRHRQSVPLLRVLGAPGPCGGAEPGADRQAARARLCLPPRLAAQWSVEDEEEAARERRRRDRERQLRAQDEDEGSPSPEQSEQEKLLSPKPSEAPELDEDEGFGDWSQKPEQQRQQHWGAGETTDAGDPPGGESPEGTQEDDRPHQRTSGTQGADELSPAEVRLEELHLSPDLEPREGLAAEAPEPSGPEEPVQGSPGLAGTEEAEVQHQSCRQPRTPSPLVLEGTEVGSPPLSPSTKLSDRTESLNRSIKKSNSVKRSQPALPISKIDERLEQYTQAVETAGRTPKLTRQPSIELPSMAVASTKSRWETGEVQAQSAAKSAPCKDIVAGDMSRRDLWEQKGGPKTSSTVKSTPSGKRYKFVATGHGKYEKVLVDEGPAP
- the LOC122677287 gene encoding proline-rich protein 33-like, which produces MLISAASVAPGTAGPCRPGHPGPPPPLLPKPGKDNLRLQKLLRKAARKRMGGGGPTAQPGAFRTSLSPVSEASHDQEAPSPRPTEAPRPAEAPHPAEALRPTEAPRPAEAPRPAEALRPMEAPRPAEALRPTEALRPAEAPRPIEAPRPAEALQAVAATPRCPPTPVIHHVASPTQRSTFSFSLAQRRSLASHFRATGPQLAAPAPELAWCPSGFAQVSAPAARGRHVSQVHVRLAPSPQAGTPEPPPAAPQDQYTAPRPPGAQPLIPVAHIRPLPTGTQAASPRPAASPVPRPPPGLQASVPREAGTRVVVPVAPTYRSPGPSPFRPASGTPEAGRLEEPPAAGPAEAERASSPCGASPPTPSAGPQPCLAPRAAARPQLSGWTRLKQQLLEESEEPQFPEPEPSPGQVGQGGSALASPAPRPPASRASKMWDAVLYRMSVAASRGGQAGPGAGAPTLAGLSRLPFLYRPRFNARKLQEVAARPPPVTSPVLVLNPQPKNFNRTAAGWGLH